A genomic region of Magnolia sinica isolate HGM2019 chromosome 6, MsV1, whole genome shotgun sequence contains the following coding sequences:
- the LOC131250167 gene encoding pectinesterase inhibitor-like, with amino-acid sequence MSSLLLKFLVVVVVLFSVYQSTAATLRPGRDQTLIRKTCKKTRNYNQCVKSLKDDRRSYDATDAPELAKIAIEHALANANHLYKQTNALRKKTGYDDKTIRAMETCSKIYGEAIDSLMQATQAIGAKDYKSANLYTSEVIDAADTCSQEFRESARKMPFARRNGILNDLAVIALDLVAHL; translated from the coding sequence ATGTCGAGTCTTCTTTTGAAATTCCTCGTGGTTGTGGTCGTCCTGTTCTCCGTATATCAGTCCACCGCTGCCACCCTTCGCCCCGGAAGGGACCAGACCTTGATCCGCAAGACTTGCAAGAAGACCAGGAACTACAACCAATGCGTGAAATCTCTCAAGGACGATCGCCGTAGCTACGACGCCACCGATGCGCCCGAGCTTGCGAAGATCGCGATCGAGCATGCACTAGCGAATGCTAACCACCTATATAAACAGACGAATGCATTGAGGAAGAAGACGGGATATGACGACAAGACGATCCGAGCAATGGAGACTTGTTCAAAAATATATGGAGAAGCAATCGATTCTCTCATGCAAGCAACACAGGCAATCGGAGCCAAGGATTACAAAAGTGCTAATTTATATACTAGTGAAGTAATCGACGCCGCAGACACTTGTAGTCAGGAGTTCCGGGAGTCAGCTCGGAAAATGCCATTTGCTCGGAGGAATGGAATTCTTAATGACCTCGCAGTTATCGCTTTAGATCTCGTGGCGCATCTTTAG
- the LOC131250166 gene encoding pectinesterase inhibitor-like, with protein sequence MSTLSLKFLVGVFVLLSIYQPSIADGENAPQSAPQSSPAFNVPAGKDPTLIRETCKLTKNSDECVKNLEADVRSYDATDAGGLAQIAIEHVVANANHLYVQANALKSKPGYDDQSIRAMETCSKLYGEAVDTLMQGRQAVGSKDYKSANIYVSEAIDASDTCTQEFEESARKMPFARRNKMVKDQASIALDIIAHLN encoded by the coding sequence ATGTCGACTCTTTCTTTGAAGTTCCTCGTCGGTGTATTCGTCCTTCTCTCCATCTATCAACCCTCCATTGCCGACGGCGAGAACGCTCCTCAGTCCGCCCCTCAATCCTCCCCAGCCTTCAACGTCCCGGCTGGAAAGGACCCAACGTTGATTCGCGAGACTTGCAAACTCACCAAGAACTCCGACGAATGCGTGAAGAATCTCGAGGCTGATGTACGCAGCTACGACGCCACCGACGCAGGTGGGCTTGCGCAGATCGCGATCGAGCACGTGGTAGCGAATGCTAACCATCTATACGTACAAGCGAATGCATTGAAATCGAAGCCGGGTTATGATGACCAGTCGATCCGGGCCATGGAGACTTGCTCTAAATTATATGGAGAAGCAGTTGATACGCTCATGCAAGGAAGACAGGCAGTTGGATCCAAGGACTACAAAAGTGCTAATATATATGTTAGTGAAGCAATAGATGCTTCTGATACTTGCACTCAAGAGTTTGAGGAGTCTGCCAGGAAAATGCCATTTGCTCGGAGGAACAAAATGGTTAAGGACCAAGCTTCCATCGCCTTAGATATCATAGCGCATCTTaattag
- the LOC131250169 gene encoding protein MICRORCHIDIA 7-like, which translates to MDHDGVHPKILHSNATSHKWALGAFAELLDNSLDEVCHGATYVNIDVLEIKKDKSRILLIDEPEHYRGPKLKVAIIGARLAGWHVYCSGAFGSRP; encoded by the exons ATggatcatgatggggtccaccccAAGATTCTACATTCAAATGCAACTAGCCATAAGTGGGCTCTTGGAG CTTTTGCAGAGCTATTGGACAATTCTTTGGATGAG GTTTGCCATGGAGCTACTTATGTGAACATTGATGTGCTAGAAATTAAGAAGGATAAGAGCAGAATCTtgctgattgatg AACCTGAGCATTATCGAGGGCCCAAGCTTAAAGTTGCTATCATTGGAGCTAGGTTGGCTGGCTGGCATGTCTACTGCAGTGGAGCTTTTGGATCAAGGCCATGA